Genomic segment of Acidobacteriota bacterium:
CTCGACGTGACCGAGCTGGTGTTCACCGTGGTGAAGCGCGTGAGCGACCTGCCCCACTCCGACAAGATCAAGTTCATCACCGATGCGAACACGCCGGTGGCGCACATCGTGACGGTGAAAGAAGAAGTGGTGGCGACGCCGGATGCGGTCGCCGATGCTGCCGCCGCTCCCGCCGAGCCCGAAGTCATCAAGAAGGGCAAGCAGGAGACCGAGGAGGAAGGCGCCGAGGCTGCGCCCGAGCCCGCGAAGGAAGGCAAGAAGGAAAAGAAGGGCAAGGAGTAATGCGGCGCGCGGCCCAGGCGGCGTGAGGGTCTTTGATCTGAGGTCTTTGGATCTGAGGAAGGTGCTTATCTGAGGAAGGTGCGTGCGCGTGAAGCTGATCGTCGGTCTCGGAAATCCCGGAATCGAATACCAGTTCACGCCGCATAACCTGGGGTTCCTGGCGCTCGATCGCATCGCGGAAAGCAAAGACTGCGGCGCGCAGATCGCGAATCGCAGGTCGCGCGCGCTCACCGGCAAGTGCTCCATCGCCGGTCATGAAGTGCTCCTGGCAAAGCCGGAGACCTACATGAACCTGAGCGGCGTGGCGGTGGCGGCGCTGGTCGCGGAGCTGGGGCTGGACGCGACCAAGGACCTGATCGTGATCTACGACGAGCTTGACTTGCCGTGGGGGACGATTCGTATCCGCGAGCGCGGTTCGGCGGGCGGACACAACGGGGTAAAGTCGCTCATCGCCGCGCTGGGTACGGAAGAGTTTCTCCGCATCCGGCTGGGCATCGGACCTGATTTCGAAGTGGGCGACGGCGCGAAGTATGTGCTGGCGCAGATGAAGAAGGCGCAACTCGCGATCGCCGGCGAGATGCTGGACCAG
This window contains:
- the pth gene encoding aminoacyl-tRNA hydrolase, which encodes MKLIVGLGNPGIEYQFTPHNLGFLALDRIAESKDCGAQIANRRSRALTGKCSIAGHEVLLAKPETYMNLSGVAVAALVAELGLDATKDLIVIYDELDLPWGTIRIRERGSAGGHNGVKSLIAALGTEEFLRIRLGIGPDFEVGDGAKYVLAQMKKAQLAIAGEMLDQANEAVKVILQEGASVAMNRFNRRAQDEGAASTS